In Terriglobales bacterium, one DNA window encodes the following:
- a CDS encoding IscS subfamily cysteine desulfurase: MKLPIYLDNHATTEVDPRVLEAMLPYFSEKFGNAASRSHQFGWEAEQAVETAREQVAKLVGASAKEIIFTSGATESDNLAIKGIAEACGDRGDHIITAATEHKAVLDSCKHLEKQGYRVTYLSVASDGLLSLEELKAAFTDKTILVTIMYANNEVGVLQPIAEISRLCHQRGVPFHCDAVQAIGKVPVDVNRDGIDMMSITAHKLYGPKGAGALYVRGKSPYVRAAAQIDGGGHEHGMRSGTLNVPGIVGLGKACELARQEMPHESRRIAALRDKLRYQLEENLNDVHVNGSMEHRLPGNLNIRFGGVDSESLLMGINDIAVSTGAACTAAKIEPSYVLKAMGLTDEEANSTLRFGIGRFNTEAEIDYAAGRVIETVKKLRELSSFGMERAVGQ, from the coding sequence ATGAAGCTTCCCATCTATCTCGATAACCACGCCACCACAGAAGTGGACCCGCGTGTTCTCGAAGCTATGCTTCCCTACTTCTCTGAGAAGTTCGGCAACGCGGCCAGCCGTAGCCATCAGTTCGGCTGGGAGGCAGAGCAGGCAGTGGAGACTGCCCGCGAGCAAGTCGCAAAGCTGGTCGGCGCGAGTGCCAAGGAGATCATCTTCACCTCAGGAGCGACTGAGAGCGACAATCTCGCTATCAAAGGCATAGCCGAGGCTTGCGGCGATAGGGGTGATCACATTATTACTGCGGCCACAGAGCATAAGGCCGTGCTCGACAGCTGCAAGCATTTAGAGAAACAAGGGTACCGAGTCACTTACTTAAGCGTTGCAAGCGATGGCCTGCTCAGCCTCGAAGAACTGAAAGCAGCTTTCACGGATAAAACCATTCTTGTCACCATCATGTACGCCAATAACGAAGTTGGCGTGCTCCAGCCGATTGCAGAGATTAGCAGGCTTTGTCATCAACGCGGCGTGCCGTTTCACTGCGATGCGGTCCAGGCAATCGGGAAGGTTCCAGTGGACGTGAATCGCGACGGCATCGACATGATGTCAATCACCGCCCACAAGCTTTATGGGCCCAAGGGAGCGGGTGCGCTGTATGTCCGGGGCAAGAGCCCCTACGTGCGGGCCGCGGCGCAGATCGACGGCGGAGGCCACGAGCACGGGATGCGATCTGGAACCCTGAACGTGCCCGGCATTGTGGGGCTGGGGAAAGCCTGCGAGCTCGCAAGGCAGGAGATGCCGCACGAATCGCGCCGCATCGCCGCTCTGCGCGACAAGCTAAGGTACCAGCTCGAAGAGAATCTTAATGATGTCCACGTCAACGGCAGCATGGAACATCGGCTACCTGGGAACTTGAACATTCGGTTTGGCGGAGTCGATAGCGAGTCGCTGCTGATGGGCATCAATGATATTGCGGTATCCACCGGAGCAGCATGCACTGCGGCAAAGATTGAGCCTTCTTACGTACTCAAAGCGATGGGCCTCACCGACGAGGAAGCAAACAGCACGCTCAGATTTGGCATAGGCCGCTTCAACACTGAAGCCGAGATTGACTACGCTGCCGGGCGAGTCATCGAGACCGTGAAAAAGCTGCGCGAGCTTTCATCGTTCGGAATGGAGCGAGCAGTCGGGCAGTGA